A genomic region of Exiguobacterium oxidotolerans JCM 12280 contains the following coding sequences:
- the ybeY gene encoding rRNA maturation RNase YbeY, producing the protein MNTYMTDEGNLLSEEQQRLVESILIYTAKQEEVEVNSELSVTFVTNEEIREINRDWRGKDQATDVISFAMDELGEDEIDFQLLEDEPVVLGDLIISVERCREQAAEYGNRFERELGFLAVHGFLHLLGYDHIEKADEEVMTKRQEEILHHFELYRGEL; encoded by the coding sequence ATGAATACTTATATGACTGACGAGGGAAACTTATTGAGCGAGGAACAGCAACGCTTAGTCGAATCGATTCTTATTTATACTGCGAAACAAGAAGAAGTCGAAGTCAATAGTGAGCTGTCCGTCACATTCGTGACGAATGAAGAGATTCGAGAAATCAATCGCGATTGGCGCGGGAAGGATCAAGCGACGGACGTCATTTCGTTTGCGATGGATGAGCTCGGAGAAGATGAAATTGACTTTCAATTACTAGAAGACGAACCCGTTGTGCTCGGGGATTTAATCATTTCCGTCGAACGGTGTCGGGAACAAGCGGCTGAATATGGAAATCGGTTTGAACGGGAACTTGGTTTTCTAGCCGTCCATGGTTTTTTACATCTGTTAGGGTATGATCACATCGAAAAGGCAGATGAAGAAGTCATGACAAAACGTCAGGAGGAAATTCTACATCACTTCGAGTTGTATCGAGGCGAGTTGTGA
- the floA gene encoding flotillin-like protein FloA (flotillin-like protein involved in membrane lipid rafts), whose translation MTPELLTVLLISGGVLIFLAIFFTLVPIPLWISSLAAGVRVSIFTLVGMRLRRVTPSKIVNPLIKAVKAGLNLNTNQLESHFLAGGNVDRVVNALIAAHRANIELSFERAAAIDLAGRNVLEAVQMSVNPKVIETPFIAGVAMNGIEVKAKARITVRANIDRLVGGAGEETVIARVGEGVISTIGSCHDQKEVLENPEMISRTVLAKGLDSGTAFEILSIDIADIDIGKNIGAVLQTDQAEADKNIAQAKAEERRAMAIASEQEMKSRVEEMRAKVVAAEAEVPLAISEALRDGNFSVMDYANYLNVTADTKMRQAIGGQSSPNDSQ comes from the coding sequence ATGACACCTGAACTGTTAACGGTCCTACTCATATCCGGAGGAGTCTTAATCTTCCTCGCAATTTTCTTTACGCTCGTTCCAATCCCACTGTGGATTAGTTCTTTAGCGGCCGGCGTCCGCGTCTCGATTTTTACACTCGTCGGAATGCGTTTACGTCGCGTCACACCATCTAAAATCGTTAATCCGTTAATCAAAGCCGTCAAAGCTGGCTTAAACTTGAATACGAACCAACTTGAAAGTCATTTTCTTGCCGGTGGTAACGTCGACCGTGTCGTCAATGCGTTGATTGCCGCGCATCGTGCAAACATCGAACTTAGTTTCGAGCGTGCAGCCGCGATTGATTTGGCAGGACGTAACGTACTTGAAGCAGTACAGATGTCAGTTAACCCAAAAGTCATCGAAACACCATTCATCGCAGGTGTTGCGATGAACGGGATTGAAGTAAAAGCAAAAGCAAGAATCACAGTCCGGGCAAACATTGACCGTCTTGTCGGTGGTGCGGGTGAAGAAACAGTCATCGCCCGTGTCGGCGAAGGTGTCATTTCGACAATCGGTTCGTGTCATGATCAAAAAGAAGTGCTTGAAAATCCAGAAATGATTTCACGGACGGTTCTTGCGAAAGGCCTTGATTCCGGTACGGCGTTCGAAATTCTCTCAATCGATATCGCGGACATCGATATCGGGAAAAACATCGGTGCCGTTCTTCAAACGGATCAAGCGGAAGCGGATAAGAACATCGCCCAAGCGAAAGCGGAAGAGCGTCGTGCGATGGCGATTGCGAGCGAACAAGAAATGAAATCGCGTGTCGAAGAAATGCGTGCGAAAGTTGTTGCGGCAGAAGCGGAAGTTCCACTTGCGATTTCGGAAGCGCTTCGTGACGGAAACTTCAGCGTGATGGATTATGCGAATTACCTCAACGTGACAGCAGATACGAAGATGCGCCAGGCAATCGGTGGTCAGTCTTCGCCGAATGACTCACAATAA
- the rpsU gene encoding 30S ribosomal protein S21: METRVRKNESLEDALRRFKRGVSKDGTLAEVRKRKHYEKPSVKRKLKSEAARKRKKF, encoded by the coding sequence GTGGAAACTCGTGTACGTAAAAATGAATCACTTGAAGACGCACTTCGTCGCTTCAAACGTGGTGTTTCAAAAGATGGTACGCTTGCTGAAGTTCGTAAACGTAAACACTACGAAAAGCCAAGTGTAAAACGTAAGCTTAAATCGGAGGCTGCGCGTAAGCGTAAGAAGTTCTAA
- the recO gene encoding DNA repair protein RecO has protein sequence MIDKAEGLVLRTVVYGESNKIITLLTREYGKLAVMARGAKKPGSRFNAASQPFIRAVYVYPRSRGLGQLKSADVITGYSHIRQDVLLMSYAMYLLELADKALDERVAYPTLYDLFVDGLEAMDEGLDPDVVSFIVELRLLRHLGIAPHLNGCTICGSTEAPFAFSLNHGGLLCKRHRHEDEYAVFLQESVAKMLYVFSVYDFSRIGTVTVKPETKRLLRQIMDAYMERYSGLRLRSKRVLDQLLNLEND, from the coding sequence ATGATTGATAAGGCGGAAGGGCTCGTATTACGAACGGTCGTGTATGGTGAATCGAATAAAATCATCACGTTGCTGACGCGTGAATACGGAAAGCTCGCCGTCATGGCTCGTGGTGCGAAGAAACCGGGTAGCCGATTTAATGCAGCAAGTCAGCCGTTTATTCGAGCGGTCTATGTCTACCCGAGGTCACGTGGACTCGGTCAATTAAAATCAGCGGATGTCATCACCGGGTATTCACATATCCGGCAAGATGTCCTCTTGATGTCATATGCGATGTACCTGCTCGAACTTGCGGATAAGGCACTTGACGAACGCGTCGCCTATCCGACGCTCTATGATTTATTCGTCGACGGACTGGAGGCGATGGACGAAGGACTTGATCCGGATGTCGTATCGTTCATTGTTGAATTACGCTTGTTGCGTCATCTTGGTATCGCTCCGCACTTAAACGGCTGTACGATTTGCGGGAGTACGGAAGCACCTTTCGCCTTTTCGCTGAACCATGGCGGACTGCTCTGTAAGCGCCATCGTCATGAAGATGAGTATGCCGTATTCTTGCAGGAGTCAGTTGCAAAGATGCTCTATGTCTTTTCCGTCTATGATTTTTCACGGATCGGGACGGTCACGGTCAAGCCGGAAACGAAACGATTACTGCGTCAAATCATGGATGCCTACATGGAACGATATAGTGGACTTCGGTTACGATCGAAGCGTGTTCTCGATCAATTGCTCAACCTTGAGAATGATTGA
- a CDS encoding PhoH family protein, whose translation MIFNERIPFAFSNSDQTQAFVGPNDAVLKTMEAELDVQLVHRGDELIVQTEMEDAIRLATQVIGVLTQLVNRGAVLTERDATSAIQLARQNRVDELLELYDTVVHTNHKGKPLRAKTLGQARYVRGIEKYDLTFGIGPAGTGKTYLAVVMAAKALKEGHVKRLVLTRPAVEAGESLGFLPGDLKEKVDPYLRPLYDALHDVLGVEHTARLLERGVIEIAPLAYMRGRTLEHAFVILDEAQNTTKEQMKMFLTRLGFHSKMIVTGDLTQVDLPRGKTSGLQEALNLLGDVRGIHFEHFSSADVVRHPLVRKIIDAYSQEIG comes from the coding sequence GTGATATTTAATGAAAGAATTCCATTCGCATTCTCGAATTCAGATCAGACGCAAGCATTCGTTGGACCAAATGATGCGGTGCTTAAAACAATGGAGGCAGAACTTGATGTTCAGCTCGTTCATCGAGGTGATGAATTGATTGTTCAAACAGAAATGGAGGACGCGATTAGACTGGCGACGCAAGTCATCGGCGTTCTCACACAGCTCGTGAATCGTGGGGCAGTTTTAACGGAGCGTGACGCAACAAGTGCAATTCAATTGGCGCGACAAAATCGAGTCGATGAATTACTTGAATTATATGACACCGTCGTTCATACGAATCATAAAGGAAAACCGCTCCGTGCAAAAACGCTTGGTCAAGCACGTTATGTACGCGGAATCGAGAAATACGATTTAACGTTCGGAATCGGACCTGCCGGGACAGGTAAAACGTATTTAGCTGTCGTCATGGCGGCAAAAGCCCTGAAAGAGGGGCACGTGAAACGGCTCGTCCTTACACGTCCTGCTGTTGAAGCTGGTGAAAGTCTAGGTTTCTTACCGGGGGACTTAAAAGAAAAAGTCGATCCTTACCTTCGTCCGTTATACGATGCGCTCCATGATGTGTTAGGCGTCGAACATACAGCGCGCCTATTAGAGCGCGGTGTGATTGAAATTGCTCCACTTGCCTACATGCGTGGACGAACGCTTGAACATGCCTTCGTCATTTTGGATGAAGCTCAAAATACGACAAAAGAACAAATGAAAATGTTTTTGACGCGACTCGGATTTCATTCGAAAATGATTGTTACAGGAGATTTGACGCAAGTCGACTTGCCGCGGGGAAAAACCTCTGGATTGCAAGAAGCTTTGAATTTGCTAGGTGATGTTCGAGGCATTCATTTTGAACACTTCAGTTCTGCTGATGTCGTTCGTCATCCACTTGTCCGAAAAATCATTGATGCGTACAGCCAAGAAATCGGCTGA
- a CDS encoding HD family phosphohydrolase, whose protein sequence is MRKIGLWVSLLTIGFYIIVSTMMYVSVRPEALAAEAFSIAEEDIRSPLTIEDREATRQIKENTVAAIDSQYTVKKEYASQQIDKVEQLFASLKGITKAEDIGRIKQRLRNTEAADLLKDDELRLLATSSTSVRSTTRDAVITAIEEAMKQRISSEDGELAEARENARLDIDRTPLSFSLKAVSKALTDQLIVTNYVYDPEKTEQLRNQTSDKVEPVIISEGEVIVKRGEVISQDEYRQLKLVGLISDRKSFKPLLGTLLLSGLMTLLLYGFIARSNLRYAKMGKVRLFGLVYLVVILQLIVTYGMAFLAEDINPVLYLLTPTAFAALVLRNLLNERIALASTLFMALAGTFFYSTNQNFSFNIAIYLVIGGLVATFFLQSSLSRRRIFLSSLVISAANIVIFFTFLLMRSGQLELQETLTLAAFAIASGLLSAIFAIGLLPFLEMTFGILAPTRLLELLNPTHPLLKKLLVEAPGTYHHSMMVANLAETACEAIGADGLLARVGAYYHDLGKTRRPLYFIENQHGRNPHDRLTPTESARVILAHTDDGVELLQEAKMPGAIVAICQEHHGTSLLRYFYVKATEQGEVNEAEFRYSGPKPQTREAAVIMIVDSIEAAVRSMKSPTEEGIRDLVSKIIREKMLDDQFAECDITTRDIYRVGESACHTLSGLFHERIEYPELKKEETK, encoded by the coding sequence ATGCGGAAAATAGGACTGTGGGTCAGCTTGCTGACGATTGGATTTTACATCATCGTGTCAACGATGATGTATGTGTCCGTTCGTCCGGAAGCTTTGGCGGCAGAAGCCTTCTCTATCGCGGAAGAAGATATCCGATCTCCTTTGACCATCGAAGACCGTGAAGCGACCAGACAGATTAAAGAAAATACGGTAGCTGCGATTGACAGTCAGTATACGGTCAAAAAAGAATATGCATCGCAACAAATTGATAAGGTGGAACAACTCTTTGCGAGCTTAAAAGGTATAACGAAGGCGGAAGACATCGGACGGATTAAGCAGCGGCTTCGAAATACGGAAGCGGCTGATTTATTGAAAGATGATGAGTTACGTTTGCTTGCGACGTCTTCTACGTCCGTTCGGAGCACCACGCGTGACGCGGTGATTACGGCGATTGAAGAAGCAATGAAACAGCGAATTTCTTCTGAAGACGGAGAGTTAGCAGAAGCGCGTGAGAATGCACGGCTCGACATTGACCGAACACCATTATCTTTTTCATTAAAAGCGGTCAGCAAGGCATTAACGGATCAATTGATTGTCACGAACTACGTGTATGACCCTGAGAAGACCGAGCAATTGCGAAATCAAACGAGCGATAAAGTCGAACCTGTCATCATTTCTGAAGGCGAGGTTATCGTTAAGCGTGGTGAAGTGATTTCACAAGATGAATACCGTCAGCTTAAGCTTGTTGGATTGATCTCAGACCGGAAGTCGTTCAAACCATTGTTAGGAACGTTACTTTTGAGTGGTTTAATGACGTTGCTGTTATATGGATTCATCGCTCGTTCAAATCTTCGGTACGCGAAGATGGGGAAAGTCCGTTTGTTTGGTCTTGTCTATCTTGTCGTGATTTTGCAACTTATCGTGACATACGGAATGGCGTTTTTAGCAGAGGATATCAATCCTGTACTGTACTTGTTGACACCGACGGCATTCGCGGCACTCGTTTTACGAAATTTGCTGAATGAACGAATCGCCTTGGCCAGCACACTCTTTATGGCGCTTGCTGGAACATTTTTCTATAGCACGAATCAAAACTTCAGCTTTAACATTGCGATTTACTTAGTGATCGGCGGGCTCGTTGCGACTTTCTTTTTACAATCGAGCTTATCACGCCGACGGATTTTCTTGAGTAGTTTAGTGATTTCTGCTGCCAATATCGTTATCTTCTTTACCTTCTTATTGATGCGCAGTGGGCAACTCGAACTTCAGGAAACGTTAACTTTAGCGGCATTTGCAATTGCGAGCGGATTATTGAGTGCCATCTTCGCGATTGGTTTGTTACCGTTTTTAGAAATGACTTTCGGAATTTTGGCTCCGACACGGTTATTAGAACTGTTAAATCCCACGCATCCATTATTAAAGAAATTATTGGTCGAGGCACCAGGAACGTATCATCATAGTATGATGGTCGCAAATTTAGCTGAAACGGCATGTGAAGCAATCGGGGCCGATGGATTACTTGCACGAGTTGGTGCTTATTATCATGACCTTGGGAAAACCCGCCGTCCGCTTTATTTCATCGAAAATCAACATGGCCGTAATCCGCACGATCGGTTGACCCCGACCGAATCGGCGCGTGTTATTTTAGCGCATACGGATGATGGAGTAGAACTATTGCAAGAAGCAAAAATGCCAGGGGCAATCGTCGCGATTTGCCAAGAGCACCATGGTACGTCGTTACTCCGCTACTTTTATGTGAAAGCAACGGAGCAAGGTGAAGTCAACGAAGCGGAATTCCGCTACAGTGGACCGAAACCACAGACACGAGAAGCGGCAGTCATCATGATTGTGGATTCGATTGAAGCAGCTGTCCGCTCGATGAAGTCTCCGACTGAAGAGGGGATTCGTGATCTTGTCTCGAAAATCATTCGAGAGAAGATGCTCGACGATCAATTCGCGGAATGTGACATTACGACGCGTGACATTTATCGTGTCGGGGAAAGTGCGTGTCACACGCTTTCGGGATTGTTTCACGAACGGATTGAATATCCTGAATTAAAGAAAGAGGAAACGAAATGA
- a CDS encoding diacylglycerol kinase family protein yields MKSWWVPFVHALAGIRQAVREERHMKVHFVLGLIVTIAAFYFPLSSVERAILFLTIGTVLGAEMLNTAFERTVDLVTKEWHPLAKAAKDIASGAVLVLALTSIVIALCIFVPYLVQ; encoded by the coding sequence GTGAAGTCCTGGTGGGTTCCGTTTGTCCATGCGCTAGCGGGCATCCGGCAAGCCGTTCGAGAAGAACGACATATGAAAGTTCATTTTGTTCTCGGACTAATCGTCACGATTGCAGCATTTTACTTCCCACTTTCGTCCGTTGAACGTGCCATCTTATTTTTAACGATCGGTACCGTTCTAGGTGCGGAAATGCTGAATACAGCTTTTGAAAGAACGGTCGATTTAGTGACGAAAGAGTGGCATCCGTTAGCCAAGGCGGCAAAAGACATCGCGAGCGGTGCAGTTTTAGTGTTGGCGCTTACATCAATTGTGATTGCACTATGCATCTTCGTCCCATATTTGGTACAATAA
- a CDS encoding dicarboxylate/amino acid:cation symporter, whose protein sequence is MKEAKRVIWGLLIGIALGLVLAALPDKTIYEKLNMYALQPIGTIFLNLIKMLVVPIVFFSISLGVMGLGNPKELGRVGGKAIGFFLSTTAVAIIIALGLALLIKPGERGNFQTEGLSKATGEIPDTSIINTIVGMFPTNPITAMAEGNMLQIIVFSVFIGFGITFLGKKAATLRSFIEQGNDLMTYLITLVMKMAPLGAFALIASAVGSLGLKSLQAMFAYMSIVVLSLIVHSLFTYGSAVSLIGKMNPFFFFKKFAPVMMFAFSTSSSNATLPVAMQTAQRELKVPRSVSSFVQPLGATINMDGTAIMQGVATVFIAQVYNVDLTPGQLATVVLTAVLASVGTAGVPGVGLVMLTMVLQSVNLPVEGIALIIGVDRLLDMMRTAVNVTGDAACAVIVAKSEEGNLKDKEVEDERYA, encoded by the coding sequence ATGAAAGAAGCAAAACGAGTCATCTGGGGTCTTCTCATCGGTATCGCCTTAGGACTTGTCCTAGCCGCTCTACCTGACAAGACGATTTACGAAAAACTAAATATGTATGCCTTACAACCAATCGGGACGATTTTCTTGAACCTGATTAAAATGCTTGTTGTTCCAATCGTCTTCTTCTCCATTTCCCTCGGTGTCATGGGTCTCGGAAACCCAAAAGAATTAGGTCGTGTCGGCGGAAAAGCCATCGGGTTTTTCTTATCGACGACAGCAGTTGCGATCATCATCGCACTTGGTCTTGCCTTATTAATCAAACCGGGCGAACGTGGTAATTTCCAGACTGAAGGACTCTCAAAGGCAACCGGTGAGATTCCTGATACAAGTATCATCAATACGATTGTCGGGATGTTCCCGACAAACCCGATCACGGCGATGGCAGAAGGTAACATGCTCCAAATCATCGTCTTCAGCGTTTTCATCGGTTTCGGGATTACGTTCTTAGGTAAAAAAGCAGCAACGCTCCGTTCGTTCATCGAACAAGGCAATGACTTGATGACGTACTTAATCACACTCGTCATGAAAATGGCGCCGCTCGGAGCTTTCGCCTTGATCGCTTCAGCCGTTGGTTCATTAGGTCTTAAATCATTACAAGCAATGTTCGCGTATATGTCAATCGTCGTCTTATCATTAATCGTCCATTCATTATTCACATATGGTTCTGCCGTCTCTTTGATCGGGAAGATGAATCCGTTCTTCTTCTTCAAGAAGTTTGCACCCGTCATGATGTTCGCCTTCTCGACATCTTCGTCGAACGCAACTCTTCCGGTCGCGATGCAAACGGCGCAACGCGAACTTAAAGTACCACGATCTGTCTCAAGTTTCGTTCAACCGCTTGGTGCGACGATCAACATGGACGGAACAGCAATCATGCAAGGGGTCGCGACCGTCTTCATCGCGCAAGTCTATAATGTCGATTTAACACCAGGACAACTGGCGACGGTCGTCTTGACTGCCGTCCTCGCGTCAGTCGGAACAGCTGGTGTACCTGGAGTCGGTCTCGTCATGCTGACGATGGTCCTCCAGTCGGTCAATCTTCCCGTCGAAGGGATCGCCTTAATCATCGGAGTCGATCGTCTACTCGACATGATGCGGACTGCCGTCAACGTCACTGGTGACGCTGCTTGTGCCGTCATCGTTGCAAAATCGGAAGAAGGTAACTTAAAAGATAAGGAAGTCGAAGACGAGCGCTACGCGTAA
- the glyQ gene encoding glycine--tRNA ligase subunit alpha has translation MTVQDMILTLQKFWAEQGCLTMQAYDVEKGAGTMNPMTFLRSLGPEPWNVCYTEPSRRPADGRYGENPNRLYQHHQFQVIMKPSPDNIQELYLQSLELLGINPLEHDIRFVEDNWENPTFGAAGLGWEVWLNGMEITQFTYFQQVGGIECNPIAVEITYGIERLASYIQDVESVFDLVWTDGFRYGDIFYQPEFEHSKYTFETSDVDLLFTLFDQYEKEANRALDENLVFPAYDYILKCSHTFNLLDAKGAISVTERTGFIHRVRNMSRRCAQSFIEERERLGFPLIKSKAGESHA, from the coding sequence ATGACAGTACAAGACATGATTTTGACGTTACAGAAATTTTGGGCGGAACAAGGTTGTTTGACGATGCAAGCATATGATGTAGAAAAAGGTGCCGGGACGATGAACCCGATGACATTCTTACGGAGCTTAGGACCAGAACCGTGGAACGTTTGTTATACAGAGCCGTCACGTCGCCCGGCTGACGGACGATACGGGGAAAACCCGAACCGGTTGTATCAACATCATCAATTCCAAGTCATCATGAAACCGTCTCCTGACAACATTCAGGAACTCTACTTACAAAGTCTAGAACTCCTCGGGATCAATCCGCTTGAACACGACATTCGTTTTGTCGAAGACAACTGGGAAAACCCGACGTTTGGTGCAGCAGGTCTTGGCTGGGAAGTCTGGTTGAACGGGATGGAAATCACGCAATTCACATATTTCCAGCAAGTCGGTGGAATTGAGTGTAATCCGATTGCAGTGGAAATCACGTATGGTATCGAGCGTCTCGCGTCGTACATTCAAGATGTCGAAAGTGTCTTTGATTTAGTCTGGACAGACGGGTTCCGCTATGGCGATATCTTCTATCAACCAGAATTCGAACATTCCAAATATACGTTCGAGACATCAGATGTTGATTTGCTGTTCACATTGTTTGATCAGTATGAAAAAGAAGCGAACCGGGCGCTCGATGAAAACCTCGTGTTCCCGGCATATGACTACATCTTAAAATGCTCACATACCTTTAATTTGCTCGATGCAAAAGGAGCGATTTCCGTGACGGAACGGACAGGATTCATCCACCGTGTCCGGAACATGTCGCGCCGTTGTGCTCAAAGTTTCATCGAAGAGCGGGAACGTTTAGGTTTCCCATTGATTAAATCGAAAGCTGGTGAATCACATGCATGA
- the era gene encoding GTPase Era, with product MFKEGFKSGFVSIIGRPNVGKSTFLNRVIGQKIAIMSDKPQTTRNKIQGVYTTDDVQTVFIDTPGIHKPKHKLGDFMMKVATNALREVDAILFMINVTEPKGKGDDFIIEKLKGLDTPIILVMNKVDLIHPNDIPPIIESYKDELEFAAVVPISALQGNNVEPLLGEVAKLLPEGPMYYPADQVTDHPERFIISEMIREKVLQKTRDEVPHSIAVAIDQIKTREDGNMVDVHATILIERDSQKGIIIGKRGALLKEIGSEARTDIEMLLGTKVYLNLWVKVQKDWRNKAGQLRELGFRDDEY from the coding sequence ATGTTTAAAGAAGGATTTAAATCGGGATTCGTCTCGATCATCGGTCGTCCGAATGTCGGGAAATCGACGTTTTTGAACCGTGTCATCGGTCAAAAAATTGCAATCATGTCAGATAAGCCACAGACGACACGAAACAAGATTCAAGGTGTCTACACAACGGATGATGTGCAGACGGTCTTCATCGATACGCCAGGAATTCATAAACCAAAGCATAAGCTCGGTGACTTCATGATGAAAGTTGCGACAAACGCTTTGCGTGAAGTCGATGCAATTCTCTTCATGATTAACGTGACGGAGCCAAAAGGAAAAGGTGACGATTTCATCATCGAGAAGTTGAAAGGGCTTGATACGCCGATCATTCTCGTCATGAACAAGGTCGACTTGATTCATCCGAATGACATTCCGCCAATCATTGAGTCGTATAAAGATGAATTAGAGTTTGCAGCGGTCGTGCCGATTTCTGCTCTTCAAGGTAATAATGTTGAACCACTCCTCGGTGAGGTTGCAAAACTCTTACCAGAAGGACCGATGTATTATCCGGCTGATCAAGTAACGGATCATCCGGAACGCTTTATTATCTCGGAAATGATTCGCGAAAAAGTCTTACAAAAAACACGAGACGAAGTACCACATTCGATCGCAGTTGCGATTGATCAAATCAAAACACGTGAGGACGGCAACATGGTCGACGTCCACGCGACGATTTTAATCGAACGTGATTCGCAAAAAGGGATCATCATCGGGAAGCGCGGAGCACTTCTGAAAGAAATCGGGTCTGAAGCACGGACGGACATCGAAATGCTTCTCGGAACGAAAGTCTACTTGAACCTATGGGTCAAAGTGCAAAAAGACTGGCGTAACAAAGCCGGACAATTGCGTGAACTCGGCTTCCGCGACGATGAGTATTAA
- a CDS encoding cytidine deaminase — protein sequence MKTEQLLEQAKIAREKAYVPYSKFQVGAALLTKDGQVFHGCNIENAAYGLCNCAERTAVFSAWAQDAREYAAMAVVADTEGPVAPCGQCRQVLFEMCDADMPIYLTNLTGDVTETTVGALLPGAFTKGDLNV from the coding sequence ATGAAAACAGAACAATTACTCGAACAAGCTAAAATTGCACGCGAAAAAGCGTACGTTCCATATTCGAAGTTCCAAGTCGGAGCTGCTCTCTTAACAAAAGACGGACAAGTCTTCCACGGGTGTAACATCGAAAACGCTGCTTACGGTCTCTGCAACTGTGCAGAGCGGACGGCAGTCTTCTCAGCATGGGCACAAGATGCACGTGAATACGCAGCGATGGCTGTCGTAGCAGACACGGAAGGTCCAGTAGCACCATGCGGACAATGCCGCCAAGTCCTATTTGAAATGTGTGATGCAGATATGCCAATCTACTTGACGAACTTAACAGGTGACGTCACAGAAACAACCGTTGGCGCATTGTTACCAGGTGCGTTCACGAAGGGAGATCTCAATGTTTAA
- a CDS encoding GatB/YqeY domain-containing protein — protein sequence MSLQERLTADMKEAMRSREKDRLTTIRMVKSSLQNEAIKLGKQELTDEEELTILSREMKQRNDSLREFESADRHDLVEKIQAEIIVLEAYMPKQLSQEEVQEIVDAAIAQTGASAPSDMGKVMGVVMPQLKGKADGALINRLVKQQLN from the coding sequence ATGAGTCTTCAAGAGCGTTTGACAGCGGATATGAAGGAAGCCATGCGTTCGCGTGAGAAAGATCGTCTGACGACGATTCGGATGGTGAAGTCGTCCCTGCAAAATGAAGCGATTAAACTCGGTAAGCAAGAATTAACTGATGAGGAAGAGCTAACTATACTCTCACGTGAGATGAAACAGCGCAACGACTCCCTCCGAGAATTCGAAAGCGCTGATCGTCACGACCTCGTCGAGAAGATTCAAGCAGAGATTATCGTGCTCGAAGCTTATATGCCAAAACAACTTTCTCAAGAAGAAGTACAGGAAATCGTTGATGCAGCTATTGCACAGACGGGTGCCTCTGCTCCTTCTGACATGGGTAAAGTAATGGGCGTCGTCATGCCGCAGCTGAAAGGCAAGGCGGACGGTGCTTTGATTAATCGACTTGTTAAACAACAATTAAATTGA
- a CDS encoding NfeD family protein — protein MSFSLGMILAVFLVGVVMLLIEIFVTGFGIFGVVGIGAVLASLIMAGATVGQVGLAIGLSVFLSLAAGYWAYRRIKSNQSLLWRGLILTDSTSSEKGYLSHEEKVQLNGKEGISLTPLRPAGTIEIDGNRIDAVTEGNFIGSGERIIVKEVTHGRVVVRVQTTKEESIT, from the coding sequence ATGTCTTTTAGCTTAGGGATGATTTTAGCGGTCTTCTTGGTCGGTGTCGTCATGTTGCTGATCGAAATATTCGTCACAGGATTCGGTATCTTTGGAGTTGTGGGTATCGGTGCTGTCCTCGCGAGCCTGATCATGGCTGGGGCGACGGTCGGTCAAGTCGGCCTTGCGATAGGTCTATCCGTATTTTTGTCGCTGGCGGCAGGGTACTGGGCATACCGGAGAATCAAATCCAACCAATCATTATTATGGAGAGGTTTGATTTTGACGGATTCGACATCGTCGGAAAAAGGGTATTTGTCACATGAAGAGAAAGTTCAACTCAATGGCAAGGAAGGTATCAGTTTGACACCTTTACGACCTGCTGGAACGATTGAAATCGATGGGAATCGAATCGATGCAGTGACTGAAGGGAATTTTATCGGCTCTGGTGAGCGAATTATCGTCAAAGAAGTGACACACGGACGCGTCGTCGTTCGAGTCCAAACTACGAAGGAGGAGTCAATCACATGA